The proteins below come from a single Arthrobacter crystallopoietes genomic window:
- a CDS encoding alpha-1,4-glucan--maltose-1-phosphate maltosyltransferase, translating to MSTFTEEPRPAPSNSRLRFGRIPITEVSPVVDCGRFPAKTVPGEDIEVAATVFREGHDRLGVTAVLYDPDGHAVQRTHLRPLGGGTDRWAGTLRPASPGNWTFTIEGWGDLYATWHHNAEVKIAAGVDVDLMLAEGIRLFNQAAGQDGRPAENAEVLRRAAGAIADEGRSVEDRLAAGGSEEVLAAVRTHPIRSLVTESQRYPILVERDLAGRGAWYEFFPRSEGAVFDPAASKWTSGNFTTAAERLPAVADMGFDVIYLPPIHPIGVTNRKGPNNTLTAGPEDPGSPWAIGAAEGGHDAIHPDLGTFEDFDRFVQSAADVGLEVALDLALQCSPDHPWAREHPEWFTTRVDGTIAYAENPPKKYQDIYPLNFDNDPEGLSEEVLRIVRLWISHGVKIFRVDNPHTKPVWFWEWLIGEVNATDPDVVFLAEAFTVPAMMHALGRAGFQQSYSYFTWRNQKTEIEEYLTQVSHETAAFFRPNFFVNTPDILTEFLQYGGPAAFKIRAVLAAMGSPLWGVYAGYELYEHVARPGAEEYIDNEKYEYKARDFARAEAEGRSLAPYLTRLNHIRRAHPALRDLQNLTVHRSTDDATVVFSKHKENLPAEDGSEGTGKDTIIVVVNVDPHSARECTVSLDLAALGLDPADLNEDGTFWVDDLISGESWRWGEHNYVRLDAHFEPAHILHIRRSS from the coding sequence GTGAGCACATTCACTGAGGAACCGCGTCCGGCACCGTCCAATTCACGCCTGCGCTTTGGCAGGATCCCCATCACCGAGGTCTCTCCGGTGGTGGATTGCGGGCGTTTTCCCGCTAAAACCGTGCCCGGGGAGGACATTGAAGTCGCCGCCACCGTCTTCCGCGAGGGCCACGATCGGCTCGGCGTGACCGCGGTGCTTTACGATCCGGACGGCCACGCCGTGCAGCGGACGCACCTGCGTCCGCTCGGCGGCGGAACGGACCGCTGGGCCGGCACCCTCCGGCCAGCATCGCCGGGGAACTGGACTTTCACCATTGAAGGCTGGGGCGATCTTTACGCCACCTGGCACCACAACGCCGAGGTCAAGATTGCCGCGGGCGTTGACGTGGACCTGATGCTCGCCGAAGGCATCCGCCTGTTCAACCAGGCCGCCGGACAGGACGGCCGCCCGGCCGAGAACGCCGAGGTCCTGCGCCGGGCCGCCGGTGCCATCGCCGATGAAGGCCGCTCAGTCGAGGACCGCCTGGCCGCGGGAGGCTCGGAAGAGGTCCTCGCGGCAGTACGCACCCACCCCATCCGCAGCCTCGTCACAGAGTCACAGCGGTACCCCATCCTGGTGGAGCGGGACCTGGCCGGGCGCGGCGCCTGGTACGAGTTCTTCCCGCGCTCCGAGGGCGCCGTCTTCGACCCGGCCGCCAGCAAATGGACGTCGGGAAACTTTACGACGGCGGCAGAGCGGCTCCCAGCCGTTGCCGACATGGGTTTCGACGTCATTTACCTGCCCCCCATCCACCCCATCGGCGTGACGAACCGCAAGGGGCCCAACAACACCCTCACCGCCGGGCCGGAAGATCCGGGCTCGCCATGGGCCATCGGTGCCGCCGAAGGCGGCCATGACGCCATCCACCCTGACCTGGGCACCTTCGAGGACTTCGACCGCTTCGTCCAGTCCGCCGCGGACGTGGGGCTCGAAGTTGCGTTGGACCTCGCGCTGCAGTGTTCGCCGGACCATCCCTGGGCCAGGGAGCACCCGGAGTGGTTCACCACCCGCGTGGACGGCACCATTGCCTACGCTGAGAACCCGCCGAAGAAGTACCAGGACATCTACCCGCTGAACTTCGACAACGACCCCGAGGGCCTGTCGGAAGAAGTGCTGCGCATCGTCCGGCTGTGGATCAGCCACGGCGTGAAGATCTTCCGCGTGGACAATCCGCACACTAAACCTGTCTGGTTCTGGGAGTGGCTGATCGGCGAGGTCAACGCCACTGATCCGGATGTAGTGTTCCTTGCCGAGGCATTCACCGTGCCGGCGATGATGCATGCGCTGGGCCGTGCAGGATTCCAGCAGTCCTACAGCTACTTCACCTGGCGAAACCAGAAGACCGAGATCGAGGAGTACCTGACCCAGGTCAGCCATGAAACCGCGGCGTTCTTCCGGCCGAACTTCTTCGTCAATACTCCGGACATCCTGACCGAGTTCCTTCAGTACGGCGGCCCGGCGGCGTTCAAGATCCGCGCCGTGCTGGCCGCAATGGGAAGCCCGCTCTGGGGCGTCTACGCCGGTTACGAACTCTACGAGCACGTAGCCCGGCCCGGCGCGGAGGAATACATCGACAATGAGAAGTACGAGTACAAGGCGCGGGACTTTGCCCGTGCGGAAGCGGAAGGCCGCTCGCTGGCCCCGTACCTGACTCGCCTGAACCACATCCGGCGCGCCCACCCGGCGCTTCGGGACCTGCAGAACCTCACTGTCCACCGGAGCACGGATGACGCCACCGTCGTGTTTTCCAAGCACAAGGAAAACCTGCCGGCCGAGGACGGCAGCGAGGGCACCGGGAAGGACACGATCATTGTCGTCGTGAATGTGGACCCGCACAGCGCCCGCGAATGCACCGTCAGCCTGGACCTCGCCGCACTCGGCCTGGACCCCGCGGACCTGAACGAGGACGGCACCTTCTGGGTAGACGACCTGATCAGCGGGGAAAGCTGGCGCTGGGGCGAGCACAACTATGTGCGGCTGGACGCGCACTTCGAGCCCGCGCATATCCTGCATATCCGTAGGAGCAGCTAG
- the treS gene encoding maltose alpha-D-glucosyltransferase, which translates to MASPFQLHAPGLAHDPHWYRKAVFYEVLVRGFADANGDGSGDFSGLIDKLDYLQWLGIDCLWVPPFFKSPLRDGGYDIADYYDVLDEFGTISDFKRLVAEAHARGVRVIIDLPLNHTSDQHQWFEASRREPDGPYGDFYVWSDTDEKYQDARIIFVDTEESNWAFDPIRRQFFWHRFFSHQPDLNYENPKVIEAVFDVVRFWLDQGIDGFRADAIPYLFEEDGTNCENLPATHKFLQELRALVDSEYPGRVIIAEANQMPHEVVEYFGEKTDDGGLVPECHMCFHFPIMPRLFYALRDQKAAPIIQTMEETPDIPTGAQWGTFLRNHDELTLEMVTNEEREAMLGWYAPDSRMRANIGIRRRLAPLLDNSRAELELIHALLLSLPGSPFLYYGDEIGMGDNIWLEDRDASRTPMQWNPDRNAGFSTADPGKLYLPVVQSLVYNYNYVNVEAQLAHSSSLLHWVRQMLAVRKAHPAFGLGGYRNVPTEAESVLAFIREIPPGNREGAEPEALLCIFNLSQHPVAAPLRMPEFAGRGLRDLFGGLPFPALDDAGQLTLTLGSHDFFWLRVRSARSNPASPLTEALPVLTSVNTRSEVESP; encoded by the coding sequence GTGGCCAGTCCCTTCCAACTCCATGCGCCTGGGCTGGCGCATGACCCCCATTGGTATCGCAAGGCCGTCTTTTACGAGGTCTTGGTTCGCGGTTTCGCAGATGCCAATGGGGACGGGTCGGGAGACTTCTCGGGGCTGATCGACAAACTGGACTACCTGCAGTGGCTGGGGATCGATTGCCTGTGGGTGCCGCCGTTCTTCAAATCCCCCCTGCGCGACGGCGGCTACGACATCGCCGACTATTACGACGTGCTGGACGAATTCGGCACCATCAGCGACTTCAAACGCCTGGTGGCCGAGGCCCATGCCCGCGGCGTCCGGGTGATCATCGATCTGCCGTTGAACCACACTTCGGACCAACACCAGTGGTTCGAGGCGTCGCGGCGGGAGCCCGACGGGCCGTACGGGGACTTCTATGTCTGGAGTGATACTGACGAGAAGTACCAGGATGCACGCATCATCTTCGTCGATACCGAGGAATCCAACTGGGCGTTCGACCCGATCCGCCGGCAGTTCTTCTGGCACCGGTTCTTCAGCCACCAGCCTGACCTGAACTACGAGAACCCCAAGGTCATCGAGGCCGTTTTCGACGTCGTTAGGTTTTGGCTGGACCAGGGCATCGACGGTTTCCGCGCGGACGCCATCCCCTACCTGTTCGAAGAGGACGGGACCAACTGCGAAAACCTGCCGGCGACCCACAAGTTCCTGCAGGAGCTGCGCGCCCTGGTGGACTCGGAGTACCCCGGCCGGGTCATCATCGCCGAGGCCAACCAGATGCCGCATGAAGTCGTGGAGTACTTCGGCGAAAAGACCGACGACGGCGGATTGGTACCGGAATGCCACATGTGCTTCCATTTCCCGATCATGCCGCGGCTGTTCTACGCCCTGCGCGACCAGAAGGCCGCACCCATCATCCAGACCATGGAAGAGACACCGGACATTCCCACCGGCGCACAGTGGGGCACGTTCCTGCGCAACCATGACGAACTGACGCTGGAAATGGTCACCAATGAAGAACGGGAGGCCATGCTCGGCTGGTACGCCCCGGACTCGAGGATGCGGGCCAACATCGGTATCCGTCGCCGGCTGGCCCCGCTGCTGGATAACTCCCGCGCCGAGCTTGAGCTGATCCACGCGCTGTTGTTGTCGCTGCCGGGCAGCCCGTTCCTGTATTACGGGGACGAGATCGGCATGGGCGACAACATCTGGCTCGAAGACCGCGATGCCTCCCGCACCCCGATGCAGTGGAACCCGGACCGCAACGCCGGTTTCTCGACAGCGGATCCGGGAAAGCTTTACCTGCCGGTGGTGCAGTCCTTGGTATACAACTACAACTACGTCAACGTCGAGGCGCAGCTTGCCCACAGCAGCTCCCTGCTGCACTGGGTGCGCCAAATGCTCGCGGTACGCAAAGCCCATCCTGCCTTCGGGCTAGGTGGCTACCGCAACGTGCCCACAGAAGCCGAATCCGTCCTGGCATTCATCCGCGAAATTCCGCCGGGCAACCGCGAAGGGGCGGAACCGGAAGCGCTGCTGTGCATTTTTAATCTGTCGCAACACCCGGTGGCCGCGCCCCTGCGGATGCCGGAATTTGCGGGGCGAGGTCTGCGCGACTTGTTCGGCGGACTACCGTTTCCTGCCCTTGACGACGCCGGTCAGCTGACCCTGACGCTCGGCAGCCACGATTTCTTCTGGCTGCGTGTGCGTTCGGCCCGGTCCAATCCGGCGTCGCCTTTGACCGAAGCCCTTCCCGTGCTCACTTCGGTGAACACCCGTTCTGAGGTGGAGAGCCCATGA